The DNA window CCGTTATCGAGAAGCTCAGAAAAAAGACCGATCTCGTGATCCTCCTCTCCAGTCTGGGGGAGGAAGAGGACACAAAACTACTTGCCCGTGTAAAGGGAATCGACATCCTCGTGGGAAGCGGCCCTGGTACGAGACTCAACCGTCCCGAAAGGTTCGAAGGAACGTATCTCTTGCGTCCGAACGAGAAGGGGAAGTCCTTGGGGGAGGCAACTGTTCTCTTTGACAGGGATCGGCGCCTAAAGGATCTCCAGGGCCGCCTCGTCCTTTTGACAGAGGCCTACCCGGAAGACGAAGGGATCAAAATGAAGATAGATGACCTTTACGAGAGATCGAAAGCCGCCTCCGGACAAGGGATACCGGGTGCTGTCCCGGAATAATCCATCTCCTGGCTGTTCCCGTTGCGGCGCGTGTCTCTCCGTCTGTCCGGTCTATCGGGTGACTGGACAGGAACGGATGTCGCCCCGGGGAAAGGTCCATCTCGTCAGATCCTCGACCCATGCAGGACAAGCCGAGGTCCTTGAGACCCTTTCGGCATGTCTCCAGTGCGGGGCCTGCGCCACTGTCTGCAGTGCCGGCGTCTCTCCGGCCGCCCTCGTACGAGAAGCCCGTGCGAACAGGGACTTAAATACCCATCTTCCCTGGTGGGTCAGCGGCCTTACAGGAGAAAGGAAGGTCATACAAGGCCTCGGAAGAATGGTTTCTGGCATTCCTCACTCACGGGGTATTGCATCCCTGTTCCTCCACGATCCTGACATACCCCGCCTCCTTCCCCTTCTCAGGCAGGAATCAGCGGTATCCCGCCTCTCCCGAAACACTCCGCCACCTGGAGGCTACCCGCGCATCGCCCTTTTTGTGGGATGCATCCAGAATTATCTCTTTCCGGAGATCACGCTTGCGATCTCCGACTGGTTCGGAGGCGGGCTAATCGCCCCGGTTGACCAGACCTGCTGCGGCCTTGCGGCCTGGGTCTCTGGTGACGAGAACCGGGCCCGGGATCTCGCCCGGACGAATCTGGCCGCCTTTCAAAAGGTGCGGCCAGATATTATCGTCACAGGCTGCGCATCCTGCGCCTCCATGCTCAGACATACCTACCCCGATCTCTTTCCCGCATCCACGCCGGAAGGACAGGAGAGCCGGCAGATGGCTGCCATGGTCCGGGAGATGGGGGAACTTGCAGGAGAGCTTGGCGTCATCCCCCCCAGAAAGAGGGGATCCGGAACCGTGACCTACCACGCCCCTTGCCATCAGAGATTTTCACTCAAAAGTGCAAAAGAGGTGGAACAGGTCCTTAAATCCATGCCAGGCATGGAATTCATCCCCATGGAGCCCGGCTGCTGCGGATACGGAGGGCTTTTCGCCACCCGCCACCCGGATCTCTCCCGGAGTGTCTGGGAAGGTCGCAGCAAGGCCTGGCAGAAAACCGGTGCCTCCACCGTGGTCACCACCTGCTCGGGCTGTCTCCTCCAACTTCGTTTGAGAAGCGCAGAATGCGAGGAGGCGCCTGAGGTCCTCCACCTCGCGGAGCTGGCCTCCAGGCACACGGGCATTGCCGTCCATCCCTGATCATGCGATGAAAAAGGTCCAGGATCACTATTTCAAGAAGGCGAAACAGGAAGGCTATCCGGCACGCTCCGTCTATAAACTGAAGGAGGTGCAGGCAGCCCGGGGTTTCCTCAAAAAGGGGGACACCGTCCTCGATCTGGGGGCATACCCCGGCTCATGGTCCAAATACATCCTCGAGGTCATCGGACCATCCGGACGACTCGTGGCCGTAGACATCACCCCTTTCAGGCCGTTTGCGGAAAACATGATCGTAATCCAAAGAGATATCACTCAACTTGCGCCCCAGGACCTCCTTGCAATCCATCCCAAATTCGACTCTATAGTAAGCGACATGGCGCCCAAGACCACGGGGCACAAGGCCCTCGATCACCTCCGCTCCGTGGCCCTCGCCCACAAGGCCCTCGAACTTGCGCTCGCCGTTGGGTCAGAAGACTGCGCCTTTTTCTGCAAGGTCTTCCAGGGAAGCGATTTCCCCGCCTTTCTCAGCGAGGCCAGGGCCGCCTTTCGCACGGTAAACGTAGTGAAACCCAAAAGCTCCCGCTCTGAGAGCGTGGAGATCTTTGTTTTCGGAACAGAAATCAAATTAGAGGGGTAGAGGATTAGAGGGATATCTCCAGAAGGAGTGATCCTTTTCTAGCACCGGCCTGACGAAAGCCGAATTTTTCATAGAGCCGCCGGGCAGGGATGTTCCCTTCCCGGACGTCGAGGATCGCCCTTGTCGCACCATGTCTTTTTCCCCACGCAAGGCACAGGCCTAGAAGGCGCGATGCCACACCCCTGCGGCGCATATCCCGGGAGGTCGTCAGATTGACGACGTAGATCTCGTCTAAGATATACTGAAAACAGATGTAGCCAAGGATCCTACTCGTCCCGACCACACAGCTCACCCACAAGTGGCTGTGGGTAAAGGCGGGATCCATGGCCTTGCTGAAGGCGGATCTACCCCAGGGATCCTCGTGAGAGGCCTCCTCGATGGCAAGGAGTCCGGGGATGTCCGAAAAACGCGCCTGTCGTACGAGCATGCGTAGCTCAAGCCTACTTCTTGGCAAGGATGGCCGATGCCTGATTGATGCTCTTTCGTCCATACTCCAGGGCCTCCCGCGCCACGTCCGACAGGCCCTTTCCCCCATCCCGGCACTGGCAGAGCCGAATGAGCATGGGAAGATTAACGCCTGTGACGACCTCCACCGCGCCTTCTCGAAGAAAGGGAAGGGTCATGTTGGCAGGGGTCCCTCCGAACATATCCGTCAGGATGAGGACCCCTGACCCGTCGTCCACTTCCTTGATAGTTCGTGAGATTGCCCCCTGAATGTCATTTACGTCCAGAGAGGGATCGATGGATAGGGCACGTATGCGTTCCACCTTACCGACTATGAATTCCGCAATCTGGAGAAGGTCACGAGCGAGTTCGCCGTGCGCGGCGATGACGACACCTACCATAACCGTTAGGTCTCCTTGTCCTTGTCGCGATGAGTCACGATGACGTCACTTCCCTTCATCGCGATCAGATTTGCCACGTGATCGGCGATCACGACGCTTCGATGACGGCCTCCTGTACAGCCGATCGCGATCACGAGATACGATTTGCCTTCCGTGCCGTACTGGGGGATGAGATAGAAAAGAAATTGGGAGAAACGCTCCAGAAAGGCCTGGGTCTCTGCCTTTTCGAGGACGTATTGCCGGATTTGGGGACTTGTCCCGTCAAACGGGCGAAGTCTCGGATCGAAATAGGGATTCGGCAGGAACCGGACGTCGAAAACGAGGCTCGCGTCCGGGGGGACACCGTATTTGAATCCGAAGGAAAGGACATGCAGGACGAGATGGTCCAGACGCTTTCGGGGCTCGTAGAGGGAAAAGATCTCCTGCCGAAGTTGGTGGACATTCATTGCGGAGGTATCGAGGACACGGCTCGAACACTCCTTCAGGCACGCAAGACGCATCCTTTCGAGCCCGATCGCATCCAAGATGTTTCCTTTTTTCGGCATCAAAGGATGGGGCCGTCTCGTCTGGCTGAATCTCCTCAGGATGACATCGTCTCCAGCATCGAGAAAGAGGATCTCCACATGGTAGCCGTCCTCTTTGATCTGGGTGAAGATGGAATGATACTGATCGAGAAAGGTGGATTCCCGCACGTCCATCACCAAGGCGACCTTGGTTGGCTTACGCGCCGTGCCATCGGCAAAGGAAAGGAACTCGGGGAGGAGGACGATGGGAAGATTGTCCACGCAAAAATAGCCCAGATCCTCGAATGCCTTTAGCGCCGTGCTCTTGCCCGATCCTGACATGCCGGTGATGACGACGGTCTGGACCATTCGCTGAGAGGGAGAAGACGATTCGGTTTTCGGCAGGGCAGGATCGGTCATGGGCATCAGTCACCAGAACGCCGGCATTTAACCCGGGGTTAAAAGGTCTTCGGACCTCACGCCTATCCTACGGGATGCTCTCATCGGTCTGGATGATGAGCCTTTCGATCTGGCCTTCTTCCTCGGCTGCAAGGATCTTTTCCATGAAACCAGGGTGTTTTAGAAGCGAATCGCACCCACAAAATCCCGGATTTTGGCGGGCTTCACGGTTCAATAAGGCCAAGGTCCCCGTCCTTGCGCCAGTAAATGCAATTCACGTTGCGCGTCTGGTCGTTAAAAAAGAGGAGAAAATCGTCTCCCCGGATCTGAAGCTGTTCGACCGCCTCCTGGACCGACATGGGCTTGGGATCCATTTTTTCCGTGTGGATCGCCCCAGAGGCGGCGGTGTCAGTCATGACGCCAGGCTCCTTAGAGGCGGCCATAGATGCGAGGGTCTCTCCACCCTTCCGTTCGCGTTGTCTCTCACGAAATTTCTTGAGCTGCTTTTCGATCTTGTCCGACACAAGATCGATGGCAGAATGCATGTCGTCCTGCTCTTCCTTGGCCGCCGCCTTTAGACCGTTGCCGGTCACGACGACATCCACAATGTTCCGGAATTTCGCCACAGTCAGTACGACATTCACATCCATGGGGCCATCCCCGTATTTCTCGATCTTTTGAAGCCTGGTTTCCACATAATTCCGTATCTCGTCAGACGAGTCACAATGGCGGAAGGTCACCGACACTCTCATACTCATAAGGCACCTCGATCGCTGATTTCTTTTTCTTCCGAGTGCGTCTTGCGGATCAGCGCCACATCAGGGCGCTTTCTCCGGGATGCTGGCAGGATGCCCAATTGTTCACGATACTTTGCAACGGTCCGTCGGGCAATGCGGATGTCTTCCTTGGCAAGGATCTCGGCTATCTGGGTGTCCTTGTAGGGATGGGCCACGTCCTCGGACTGTATGATCTGCTTGATGCGTTCCTTGACCGTGTGGCTTGCGATATCTGCCCCATTTTCCCGCGCAAGCCCGAATCCGAAGAAATATTTCAGTTCGAATATCCCCTGAGGGGTATGCGCATACTTGTTCGTCGTCACCCGGCTGATGGTTGATTCGTGCATGCCCACGTCCTCGGCGACATCCCGAAGGATGAGGGGCTTCAGGTAGAAAATCCCCTTGTCGAGGAACTCCCTCTGGAAGGAAAAGATGCTGGTAGCCACCTTCTGGATGGTCTTCTGCCGCTGACAGATGCTCTTCATGAGCCACGTTGCCGACCTGAGTTTCTCCTGGATGTACAGCCGGGCATCGTCTCCCAGAAGTCCCCTGGCCTGGGCCTCGCGCCAGTAGGAATTGATCTTGAGATGGGGGATACCTTCGTCGTTCAGGGTGACCACATAGTCGTCACCGATCTTGGTTACGTACAAGTCTGGAACGATGTAATGCGTCTCCTCGTTGCCGTATGCCCTGCCAGGTTTGGGATCGAGATGGACAATAACCTGTACGGCGGCAAGGACTTCGGCGATGTCTCGGCCTGTTGCCTTGGCAATGAGCTGATACTGATGCCTTTCCATGTGGTGGAGATGCGAGGAGACGATCTCATGGACAAGAGGGTCCTGGATGCGGTAGTGACGAATCTGGATGAGAAGACACTCCCGAAGATCCCGGGCCGCAACCCCGACGGGGTCAAAGAACTGGATCCTCTTGAGGACCTTTTCTGCCGTTTCCAGATCACATCCGGCATCACTGGCGATATCTGCCAGATCCATGCGAAGATAGCCGTCAGGATCCAGGTTTCCAATTATCAGCTCGCCCACCTCCCTCTCCTTGCCTTCAAGTCGGGAGAGCCGGAGCTGCCAGAGGAGCTGATCGGCAAGCCCGGGCGACTTAGACAGGAAATTATCGTAGTCAGGAAGTTCCTTTTGTTCGTAGGAGTAAGACTGGATGGCAACCCTCCGGTCCTCTTCCCACATCTCCCGCCAATCCGTCTCGGCAAGGGCACGTTCCTCCCACGGCATCTTTTCCTGATCCGAGGACGCAAGCGTCGATAGGGCCTGGTCCGCGTCCCATGCCTCGAGGCCTTCCGCAGCCTCCGCCCCGATCTCGCCATTGGTCATAGGCTCATCGGCCTCTGTCACATCAAGAACGGGGTTGGTCTCAATTTCCTGCCGGATGGCTTCGATGAGTTCGACGCGCGAAAGCTGCAGGAGCTTGATCGCCTGCTGCAGCTGAGGGGTCATGACGAGCTGCTGGGCGAGCTTTACTTGCTGACGAAGTTCTATCGCCATGGATCCCTAAAACCGAAAAACCCCCCTCTGGTAGGGGCACGGCGCGCCGTGCCCCAAATTCCACCAAAATAACCCCTCACCACAAAAAACACAGAGAAAAAATCCCTAAAACCGAAAAATCCCCCATCTGGTAGGGGCACGGCGCGCCGTGCCCCTACTAAAAACGGAAATTTTCCCCAAGATAACTCTCCCGCACGACAGGGCTTGAGGCGATCTTCTCCGGAGTCCCCTTTTCAATAATCGTGCCATTATTAACAATATAGGCATGGTCACAGACAGTCAAGGTTTCCCGAACGTTGTGGTCAGAGAGAAACACCCCGATTCCACGCGCCTTAAGACCCCGGATGATCCCCTGGAGATCGGCGACCGCCCTCGGATCCACCCCGGCGAAGGGTTCGTCGAGCAGTATGAATGCAGGATCCGTTGCCAGTGCCCGAAGGACCTCGACCCTCCGGCGCTCTCCACCTGAAAGAGAATCTCCACGCGCCCCGGCGAGATGTCCGATGCCCATCCCGTCGAGAAGCTCCTGTGCACGGATCCTCATTTCGTCCTTTGAAAAACCGCGCGCCTCAAGAACGAGGCGGATATTGTCCACGACAGAGAGCCTACGAAATACCGATGGCTCCTGGGGGAGATATGTGATGCCCTTGCGGGCCCGCTCGTGCATCGGAAGCCGGGTGATGTCCTCCCCGTTCAGAGAGACCGTCCCTCCATCCGGCTGGATAAGGCCGGCGATCATATAAAAGGTCGTCGTCTTTCCGGCGCCGTTGGGGCCGAGAAGACCGACGACGGATTCCCCTGTAAGCTCGATGCTCACGCCATCGACTACTGTGCGACCCCGGTATTTCTTGATGAGCCCATGGGCCTCGAGGACGTTCACTTTTCCCCTTGAGCCTTTACTTTTTCGTCGGGATAGACCACCGCCTCCACCTTCCCCTTTGATCCGCTCTGGACCACGCTCCGGTCCTCGTTCATATAGAGGGTGATGACGTCGCCGCTCACGCGATTCCGTCCTTCCCAGACCTGGGCGGCCCCGCTGATAGTAACCGTCTCGGTCCGCCTGTCGTATACAGCCTTCTCCCCGGTCGCAGTACGTGCCCCTTTGGTGATCCTGACATGTCCGGTCGCGACCATCTTTTCCACGGATCGGCCGCCCTCCCCCTTCACGTTTTCCTCTGCCTTGACGTAATGGACATCAAGCCGGTCGGTATGGATCGTGAGATCGTCCTGGACTGCCACCACGTTTCCCGTAAATACAACCTTCCCCGACTGGTCCATGGCCTCCATGCTCTCGCTCGAGATGTGAATGGCCCCCGGATCCCGATCCTGAGCGGCATGGGCAAGGAAGGGAAAAGCAAACCCATAGGAAAGGGAAAGGAGCAACAATACAAAGATCTTCCTGCACACCTTTTTCGAGGCTTTCATGACACTATCATACCGATCGGCTTCCATGGAAAACTCCTTGAGGGGAAAAACCGCTAAAAGGTCATGCGTGACCCCTCATCAAGGGTCGTCTGCTGCTTTCTAATGGTCATAATCCCGGTATCGAAGTGATACTCGAACCCTGCCCCCTTCACAAGAACTCCCTGTCCCCTGATAAGAACGGGATCGTCGGACCGCATGAGCTGGTCCTTGCGTATGTAGTAAAGCCTCTCGGTCGAAAGGGTCCTTCCGTCCGGGGTGGTCATGAGGACATGGCCAGCAAGCGATATGTCCTCCCCCTTCACGTCATAGGTCCCCGAATCGGCACGGATCTCCACCTGTTCCTTTTCCCCCTGATCCACAAAGACAAGGACCTTTTCCAGATCGAGGATCTCACGGTCCTCAAAAAAACTCGCACGCTCGGCCTTCAATGTCCATTCGAGCCGGCCGCCCTCGTACCTGTCGTAGGTTATCCCTTCGAACTGGGCATCTGCAGCAATCCCGCTCACAGAAAGGGAGGACTCCTGTTGCCGCCTTCCTTCTGTGGCAAAAAATCCCCATATGATGACCAGGAGCAGGACGGCTGACCCGAAAACCGCCACATATCGAAAATGGCCCATGTCCAAACCCCTATGCGCCCAGATAGGGCCCAAGGCACTTTCCCCACGCCTGCCGCGCCCTGAGGATGAGATCACACACCTCCCGCACCGCCCCGCCGCCACCCGGGCATCCCGTGACATAATCCACGTAATCCTGAAGAGGGGGACGGGCATCCCGAACGGCGACGGAAAGGCCTACGCGCAAAAGCACGGGCAGATCCACCCAGTCGTCGCCCACGGCGCAGACCTCCTCATCATGGACCATGCAACCATCCCGGATCTCCTCGTATACAGGAAGCTTTCCGGAAACGCCCTGCCTGAAGATCCCGATTCCGAGCTCCCTGACCCTCCTTTCCACGGCAGATGAGGTCCGGGAGCTGATCACAGCAACATCAACGCCGGCCTTCATGAGGAGTTTCAGACCCAGACCGTCATGGACATGAAAGGAATGGATCTGTGCCCCATCGGTGGTGTAGACGATCCTGCCGTCCGTCATGACCCCGTCCACGTCAAGGACGAGGAGCCGGACCTTCGCCGCCTTTTCAAGGACGATATGGGGATCAGTCCTGGCCATGGGCGATCTCGTGTATGGCGCGGAGGACACGAAGAAGACGCTCGGCGTCATGGAGCGAAAGGCTGTTGGGGCCGTCGCAAAGGGCCCTCTCCGGCTCCGGGTGGACCTCCAGAAAGACCCCGTCCACACCAGCCGCCACTGCCGCACGGGCGAGTGCAGGGACGAATTCCCTCTGGCCAGAGGAACACGCATCCCCAGCCCCTGGAAGCTGGACGCTGTGGGTGGCATCGAAGATCACAGGGACCCCGTACCCCCTCATGATCGGAAGCGACCTCATGTCCACCACGAGATTATTGTAGCCGAAAGACGTCCCTCGTTCCACGAGAAGGACACCCCGGCCACCCCCCTCACGGATCTTGCCTATCACGTGGCGCATGTCCCAAGGGGCGAGAAACTGGCCCTTCTTGACGCTCACCGGCAGACCAGTCCGGGCCGCAGCAAGGAGCAAATCGGTCTGACGGCAGAGAAAGGCCGGGATCTGGATGCAATCGAGCACCTTGGCGACCTTTGCGGCCTGCTCGGGCTCGTGGATGTCCGATATCACCGGGACCCCAAGACGGGCCTTGACAGCGGCAAGCATCTCCATGCCCCGATCAAGACCCGGCCCCCGGTAAGAACGGATAGAGGTCCGGTTCGCCTTGTCGAAAGAGGCCTTGAAGAGATATGAAAAGCCCTCGCGCTCCGCAGCCCTGGCCATGACCTCCCCGATGCCGAGCGCTGTGTCCAGGTCCTCGAGGACACATGGGCCTGCTATGAGGAGGGGACGGCAGCCTGGGCCTACATCAAAGTCGGCGATGGAAACGGATTCAGGTTCCTGGATCATCCCTTCTGGGTATGTGAGACAATGGCCGCCTGTATGAAGGAGACAAACAGGGGATGAGGGTCCAGGGGCCGGGACTTAAATTCCGGATGAAACTGGCAACCGAGAAACCACGGATGAGTCGGGATCTCCACGATCTCTACGAGCTCTCCGTTCGGGCTGATGCCAGTGACAGACATCCCCTTATCCTCGAGGACCTTGCGGTATTTCTGGTTGAATTCATAGCGATGACGGTGCCTCTCAAAGACCTCGTCCTTTCCATATGCGGCCCTGGCCCTGCTTTCGGGCGCCAGGATGCACGGATAGGCCCCAAGCCTCATGGTCCCCCCCATCTCGCTCGCCTCGCTCCGTGTCTGGATGCTGTTCGTCCGGTAATCGAACCACTCCTTCATGAGGTAGATGACCGGATCCGGCGTGGACGGAGAAAATTCCGTGCTGTCCGCCATGGGAAGACCGCACACGTTCCGGGCAAATTCTATGACGGCAATCTGCATTCCAAGACAGATCCCGAAAAAAGGCACCCCGTTTTCCCTCGCATAGGTAACGGCCTCAAGCTTTCCGGGGATCCCCCGGGATCCAAACCCTCCGGGGACAAGGATGCCGTCCACGGCCCTGAGCCGCTCCACGAGCTCAGGGCCCCGGAGTTCCTCCGAGTTGATGAAATCGATGGAGACCTTGGCCATGTTGGCGAATCCGCCGTGCGCAAGGGCCTCGTTGAGGCTCTTGTATGCCTCTGAGAAGTTGGGGTATTTCCCCACGACGGCGATCCTGACCTGGTACTGGGGTTCGCGTATACGTGCCATCAGGTCCTCCCAGTCCGTGAGGATCGGCTCGCGGGTCCACATGCGAAGGGCCTCTATGATACGTTCATCCAGCCCCTCCTCCCGAAATTTGAGCGGGACCTCGTAGATGCAGCCCACATCCTGGGCGGTGATGACCCGGTCGGGTTCCACGTCACAAAAGAGGGCGATCTTGGCCTTTATCCCCTTTTCGAGGGGGACCTCGCTCCTGCAGAGGAGGATGTCGGGCTGGATGCCGATGGATCGGAGCTCCTTGACGCTGTGCTGCGTGGGCTTTGTCTTCACCTCGCCTGCTGTCTTGATGAAGGGGACATAGGTGACGTGGACATACAAGGTGTTCTCCCTGCCCAGATCCCCCCGGAGCTGACGAATGGCCTCGAGAAATGGAAGCCCCTCGATGTCACCCACGGTCCCCCCGATCTCCACGATGGCGATGTCTGCCTCGCCTTCGAGCTGGAGGATGGCCTGCTTGATCTCGTCCGTCACGTGGGGGATGACCTGGACAGTGCCTCCGAGATAGTCCCCCTTACGCTCCTTTGTGATCACGCTGTGGTAGATCCGCCCAGAGGTATAGTTGTGCCGCTGCCCGAAACGGACTGTCGTGTACCGCTCGTAGTGCCCAAGATCCAGGTCGGTCTCGGCGCCGTCGTCCGTGACGAAGACCTCCCCGTGCTGAAAGGGATTCATGGTCCCTGGATCCACGTTTATATATGGGTCGAGCTTCTGGATCGTGATCCGAAGACCCCTGGCCTCGAGAAGGGCACCGATGGAAGCGGCCGCCAAGCCCTTCCCAAGGGAAGAAAGGACCCCACCCGTGATGAATATGAATTTCGTCTTCATGAAACGGGTCCTCTCGGACATGTCGGTCCTTGGAGGTCTCTTCCCTGTGGTCATCGATAAAAAAACTGGGGGTGGACCAGGGCCACACCCGCATCCCTAACGGCCACAAGGGCCTTTTCAAGGAGCCCTTCCGGAACCCGGAAGACAAGGACTGCCTTGTGGGAATTGCCGACAAAGGCGTATGTGTAATCGATATTCACATCCGCGTTCGAAAGGGCCCGAACGACCTCGCAAAAACTTCCAGGACGGTCATCCACCTCGACGGCAAAGACGTCCTGAAGCCTGACCGTGAAACCTCCGGAGGCCAGGATGTTTCTCGCAAGCTCCGGGTTGTTCACCACGAGCCGGAGGATCCCGAACTCAGCGGATTCAGCCATGGCCAAGGCGCGTATATTGATCTGCGCATTCTTAAGTACCTCTGTGACCTCGAGAAGCCTCCCCTTCCTGTTTTCGAGGAAGA is part of the Deltaproteobacteria bacterium genome and encodes:
- a CDS encoding (Fe-S)-binding protein, producing MTFTRDRKPPPDKGYRVLSRNNPSPGCSRCGACLSVCPVYRVTGQERMSPRGKVHLVRSSTHAGQAEVLETLSACLQCGACATVCSAGVSPAALVREARANRDLNTHLPWWVSGLTGERKVIQGLGRMVSGIPHSRGIASLFLHDPDIPRLLPLLRQESAVSRLSRNTPPPGGYPRIALFVGCIQNYLFPEITLAISDWFGGGLIAPVDQTCCGLAAWVSGDENRARDLARTNLAAFQKVRPDIIVTGCASCASMLRHTYPDLFPASTPEGQESRQMAAMVREMGELAGELGVIPPRKRGSGTVTYHAPCHQRFSLKSAKEVEQVLKSMPGMEFIPMEPGCCGYGGLFATRHPDLSRSVWEGRSKAWQKTGASTVVTTCSGCLLQLRLRSAECEEAPEVLHLAELASRHTGIAVHP
- a CDS encoding RlmE family RNA methyltransferase, which translates into the protein MKKVQDHYFKKAKQEGYPARSVYKLKEVQAARGFLKKGDTVLDLGAYPGSWSKYILEVIGPSGRLVAVDITPFRPFAENMIVIQRDITQLAPQDLLAIHPKFDSIVSDMAPKTTGHKALDHLRSVALAHKALELALAVGSEDCAFFCKVFQGSDFPAFLSEARAAFRTVNVVKPKSSRSESVEIFVFGTEIKLEG
- a CDS encoding GNAT family N-acetyltransferase codes for the protein MLVRQARFSDIPGLLAIEEASHEDPWGRSAFSKAMDPAFTHSHLWVSCVVGTSRILGYICFQYILDEIYVVNLTTSRDMRRRGVASRLLGLCLAWGKRHGATRAILDVREGNIPARRLYEKFGFRQAGARKGSLLLEISL
- a CDS encoding PTS sugar transporter subunit IIA, with the translated sequence MVGVVIAAHGELARDLLQIAEFIVGKVERIRALSIDPSLDVNDIQGAISRTIKEVDDGSGVLILTDMFGGTPANMTLPFLREGAVEVVTGVNLPMLIRLCQCRDGGKGLSDVAREALEYGRKSINQASAILAKK
- the rapZ gene encoding RNase adapter RapZ produces the protein MTDPALPKTESSSPSQRMVQTVVITGMSGSGKSTALKAFEDLGYFCVDNLPIVLLPEFLSFADGTARKPTKVALVMDVRESTFLDQYHSIFTQIKEDGYHVEILFLDAGDDVILRRFSQTRRPHPLMPKKGNILDAIGLERMRLACLKECSSRVLDTSAMNVHQLRQEIFSLYEPRKRLDHLVLHVLSFGFKYGVPPDASLVFDVRFLPNPYFDPRLRPFDGTSPQIRQYVLEKAETQAFLERFSQFLFYLIPQYGTEGKSYLVIAIGCTGGRHRSVVIADHVANLIAMKGSDVIVTHRDKDKET
- the raiA gene encoding ribosome-associated translation inhibitor RaiA encodes the protein MSMRVSVTFRHCDSSDEIRNYVETRLQKIEKYGDGPMDVNVVLTVAKFRNIVDVVVTGNGLKAAAKEEQDDMHSAIDLVSDKIEKQLKKFRERQRERKGGETLASMAASKEPGVMTDTAASGAIHTEKMDPKPMSVQEAVEQLQIRGDDFLLFFNDQTRNVNCIYWRKDGDLGLIEP
- the rpoN gene encoding RNA polymerase factor sigma-54, yielding MAIELRQQVKLAQQLVMTPQLQQAIKLLQLSRVELIEAIRQEIETNPVLDVTEADEPMTNGEIGAEAAEGLEAWDADQALSTLASSDQEKMPWEERALAETDWREMWEEDRRVAIQSYSYEQKELPDYDNFLSKSPGLADQLLWQLRLSRLEGKEREVGELIIGNLDPDGYLRMDLADIASDAGCDLETAEKVLKRIQFFDPVGVAARDLRECLLIQIRHYRIQDPLVHEIVSSHLHHMERHQYQLIAKATGRDIAEVLAAVQVIVHLDPKPGRAYGNEETHYIVPDLYVTKIGDDYVVTLNDEGIPHLKINSYWREAQARGLLGDDARLYIQEKLRSATWLMKSICQRQKTIQKVATSIFSFQREFLDKGIFYLKPLILRDVAEDVGMHESTISRVTTNKYAHTPQGIFELKYFFGFGLARENGADIASHTVKERIKQIIQSEDVAHPYKDTQIAEILAKEDIRIARRTVAKYREQLGILPASRRKRPDVALIRKTHSEEKEISDRGAL
- the lptB gene encoding LPS export ABC transporter ATP-binding protein is translated as MNVLEAHGLIKKYRGRTVVDGVSIELTGESVVGLLGPNGAGKTTTFYMIAGLIQPDGGTVSLNGEDITRLPMHERARKGITYLPQEPSVFRRLSVVDNIRLVLEARGFSKDEMRIRAQELLDGMGIGHLAGARGDSLSGGERRRVEVLRALATDPAFILLDEPFAGVDPRAVADLQGIIRGLKARGIGVFLSDHNVRETLTVCDHAYIVNNGTIIEKGTPEKIASSPVVRESYLGENFRF
- the lptA gene encoding lipopolysaccharide transport periplasmic protein LptA; the encoded protein is MKASKKVCRKIFVLLLLSLSYGFAFPFLAHAAQDRDPGAIHISSESMEAMDQSGKVVFTGNVVAVQDDLTIHTDRLDVHYVKAEENVKGEGGRSVEKMVATGHVRITKGARTATGEKAVYDRRTETVTISGAAQVWEGRNRVSGDVITLYMNEDRSVVQSGSKGKVEAVVYPDEKVKAQGEK
- the lptC gene encoding LPS export ABC transporter periplasmic protein LptC, coding for MGHFRYVAVFGSAVLLLVIIWGFFATEGRRQQESSLSVSGIAADAQFEGITYDRYEGGRLEWTLKAERASFFEDREILDLEKVLVFVDQGEKEQVEIRADSGTYDVKGEDISLAGHVLMTTPDGRTLSTERLYYIRKDQLMRSDDPVLIRGQGVLVKGAGFEYHFDTGIMTIRKQQTTLDEGSRMTF
- a CDS encoding HAD hydrolase family protein, with product MARTDPHIVLEKAAKVRLLVLDVDGVMTDGRIVYTTDGAQIHSFHVHDGLGLKLLMKAGVDVAVISSRTSSAVERRVRELGIGIFRQGVSGKLPVYEEIRDGCMVHDEEVCAVGDDWVDLPVLLRVGLSVAVRDARPPLQDYVDYVTGCPGGGGAVREVCDLILRARQAWGKCLGPYLGA
- the kdsA gene encoding 3-deoxy-8-phosphooctulonate synthase, with the protein product MIQEPESVSIADFDVGPGCRPLLIAGPCVLEDLDTALGIGEVMARAAEREGFSYLFKASFDKANRTSIRSYRGPGLDRGMEMLAAVKARLGVPVISDIHEPEQAAKVAKVLDCIQIPAFLCRQTDLLLAAARTGLPVSVKKGQFLAPWDMRHVIGKIREGGGRGVLLVERGTSFGYNNLVVDMRSLPIMRGYGVPVIFDATHSVQLPGAGDACSSGQREFVPALARAAVAAGVDGVFLEVHPEPERALCDGPNSLSLHDAERLLRVLRAIHEIAHGQD